The segment GCCAAGGTTGCTCCAAAAGGCATCGAATCAAGGTTCATCCGAGACAAACTTGATACCTATGGTAGTCTTAAAGACGGGGATATTGGGCTTGAAAAGAAGATACAATACGCCCTGAACTGGATTGAGGACTTTGGAGAACCAGAACTTCCAAAGGTATCCCTTAACAAGGACGAGACAAAGGTGATCAGCTCCCTGATCACAGCGCTAACTCAGGCAATGGATGAGGAAGATTACCAGAGTTCTGTTTTTGATGTTGCTAGGGATGAAGAATTTCCTTCTGGAAGGTTATTCCAGTTGTTATATAGAATTCTTCTTGGGAAGGCAAGGGGACCTAGGTTTGGACCATTCACATCAACGATAGGTAAGGAAACAGTTATTACAGAATTAAAAAAAGCAATAAACACATAATCGCCTTAGCAGGCATCTTTATTCTGCCTAAAATGGGATTTAAAGATAGGATAAATAATAGATAAAGAAGATTTCATTGGTCTTTGTAGCCTTTCGCTAAGAACCGATTTTGTTAATGAATAATAAATGATTTTCTAGGTGTACGTCACGTAGGCATTGAATGTAGCTGTTTAGTCTGTGGGAATTCTGTCAATTTCATATGTTTCGTCACCAATTTTGGAATCCAAAGATGAAGTTACTTTCCTGAAGTCACAGTATGGTGTTTAATCATATTTCTCATCTCAAATGATTGTTATATTCAACATTCATACGACATTAGCTATTGTATTTGGATTCATCGCACACGCGTGGCTTAAGGTATTCAAAGATCTGCGTTATTCAGGCAGAAAATGGGGGATCCGAAGAAGACATAGCTAAAGGGGGGGTTACGGTCATCTTATACGGGAGGTCTGTACATGCGTATAGATTACCATTTCCTTTACGCGAGTTCTGATTCAGGCACTATCATCCCATAAACGTTGGCTGAGGACTCAAACTGGAAATATTCATATACTAAGCTAGAGACCTCGGTTATCCGTTTACCTGCTAGGATCTTTCTAGCGTCGCTCAAGGAGATCTCTTTGGTAAGTATAATTATTACATAGGGTCTATTTGGCTGAAAGATAATTGCCGCATCGCAGCTGACTCCGATCATTCCTCCTGGTTTGTTCGCTATTTCAAGTTCCATTGGTACTCCTAGGCTGATTGCGGTTATCTTGGGTTTTTTAAGAACAGATAGTGTCTGCTCACACACCCAGGCGTCTAATCCCTTTTTTCTAAAGAGACATTCCATCAGTTTCATAAACTCGAAAGGCGTCGAAATATTCTCCTGTCCACTCAAAGCAGCTTGATAGTCTTGCATCTTCCTCTGTAATTTTGTTTCCATCAATCCTAAATTTTGCATCAGGAGATTCACATCGTCCATTCCAACTTTATCAATCAACATATTGGTTGCTGTATTGTCGCTCACTATTATCATCAGAGTGGCTAGATCTTGCAGAGACATTGTCACCGTGCCATCTCCTAGTTCATTGAGAACGCCGCTTCCTTTTGTCTTGTTTCCCTCTTGGATGGTAATCTCACTATACAGATCGAGCATTCCAGACTTTACCTGTCTGAAAAATTCCATTAGCAATGGAATTTTTATGGAGCTGGCAACGGGAAACACCTCATTCTCATTTATATTAAACTCGTCTCCAGAGACGAGATCTTTGATGGATATGCCCATCACTCCGTTGAAGTCATTGGTTATAGCCTCTAACCGTCTCAAAAGCTTCTCTTTGATTATTTCGCTCATTCTTATTCCTACAAAAAAATATATTTTTCATATTATTAAAATGCTTTTTTTATCCTATTTTACCTGTAAATCTATAGCATGCGCACGAGCGAGAGGGGCTCTATGCAAACGGGTTATACGGGCAAGCAGGTGATAGTGATGTGCACACTATAATGCGTTACTTATAATGAAAAATTGCATATTATCCTTAGAATCATGATCCCCCTAACCAAGTGGGCCCTACCTCACGGCTGATTGTGGGTTTTTTAGGATGTAGCACTGCAGCTTACTGAGTGGAAGCTTTCCACAGATCACAACCTAGCTGTACAAAATCCTGAGCAGTAAAGGAGTGGAAATCAATCAGGAACGGAGATTTTACGTCAGATCTGGTTACGCTAAGAAGTGGTAAGGCAGGGATAGAGGTGTAATTCATAACAGGACTGGAAATGAAGTTTATCAGACTTTATACATTCCTCTTTCTCAAAGCGTTCGATGGGTTGTCCACTGTCAACTTATGTATATCATCATAGGTCAAACCCCGCTCCCTAAGCATTGGGATAAAATGGTTTATTATGTCCAGATATCCTGGTCCATTATACTTTTTCAACATAGGCTTCCTATTTCGGTCCTGGCTTAGAAGAAGATGCCCCAATAAGCCTCTTGCCTTCAAAGATGCCGCAAGATCGGCCCTAGTCTCGTCCAATATATAGTGATTCTTACCAATAGTGTCAAACTGAATCCAAGCCCCTCGTTTCACTAGCCTAACAAGATTACGGATATCAACGTTCTCATCAGTGTGGCCCACAATGACTGCTTCGGGGTCTACTCCTTCATCTTCTAATATATCCAAAAGATCCATTCCGATGTTTCCACCCTCTAGCTCATACCGAATAGAGCCAGAATTATGAGTAGTTATCGGCATCCCCGTCTTGAGATGCCCTTTTGCCACGGCTCTTAGCCCCTTTAACTCATTGTGGCTATAAACAGGTCTGCTGGTAGAAGTCTTGATCATTCCTGCCTTTATGTCGGTGACCTCGTGGCTCTCCCTTGCGTTGCAGCCGATCTCAACCTCTCGGATGATCCAGTCTGCCAGTTGCTCGATAGTTTTGTTTTCGATCCAACTAGGCATATACTCCTCAACATAAAATCCAGCACATATGATAAGATTTACATTTGTTCTCTCGGATATCGTTCTAAGAGCTATGGGGTCCCTACCCCAACCTTGACAAGTTACCTCTACGATGGTTCTTCCTCCTTCATTCCTGAATAAGTTAAGCTCCTCGGTCATCACATTAACGTCATCGAACCACATATAGCTCCCCCAGGAAGGTTTCTTCACACGATTAGAATAAGAGCGACCGAGAGTGGAGTCACATATTATGTGCTCATGAGGAAGAGTGAAACCAAGCTCCTTGGGGTCTACTTTTCCGAGAACCGTTTGCACATAAGTCACTCTAGAACCCCCTCCACAACATCTTCTAACAACTCCAGAGTTGCTTGAGAGTTTCTGACACGTATCAAACCACCAGTGAGTCGTCGGGTACCGTTTGAGACACCTCCTGCGCTAGCATCGGAGACAACAATTACACCAAAGTCTCTGTCCGCCGCATCAAATGCCAAGGCATTTAGATATCCAGGGGTTCTAACGCCGCAAACGATCAAGTACTTTATGCCCATTTCTTTTAGAAGGTCTTCCAGAAACGTGCAATTGAAGGGATTGCTGCATAACTTGTCAAGGACAATTTCTTTTTTTTCATTAGTAAAGGAAAGGGTCTCATCATCTGGATCATAGGGAAAATCTTTGTCCCAAACGGATATCTGACGCCCAATATCTGTTCCGTCTTTTGTCTGGGAGACAATCCTGGTGAAAATGATCTTTATGCCAAGTTGTCTACACTTGGTTAAAATTTTCCTTGTATTTTTTACGGCACGCTTTAAGTGTGCATGGTAATCTTCAAACTCAGATGACACACCTTTAAGACGCATAAGTTTAGACCAACCTCCATTCTTATCAACGGTTAGTTTCTGCATGTCCGAAATCAGGAGGGCAGTATTTCTCGACGAAAGGTTAAAGGCCGGCACAGGCTTGAGAAGAATATTAAAGGGAATTCTACGATTTGACAATTCTAATTCATATAGAACTGTCATCTCATGTAGAAAAGGGGTTCCCTTTCAGGACCCTGCGAGTTCAGCGTAGTTTTGAAGAACCTGAATAAAGGACCTCTCAAGCTTAACCAAGCCAGCAATATTCTCTTGTTCGTCAAGAACCAAATAGTTTCCTTCCTTTCCCCTTCCAACATGGCCAAGTCCACCTGACATACAAGGGATACCCAAAGAGTTGTTGAATGCGTTAGTAGGCGAACTCGCTGGAGCTGAAGGATGGATTGCCGGTGAAGCCATCCCCTCATCCTTGTAAAGCTTCAGGACCGCCTGTACAATGGGTTCA is part of the Candidatus Bathyarchaeota archaeon genome and harbors:
- a CDS encoding serine hydrolase yields the protein MSEIIKEKLLRRLEAITNDFNGVMGISIKDLVSGDEFNINENEVFPVASSIKIPLLMEFFRQVKSGMLDLYSEITIQEGNKTKGSGVLNELGDGTVTMSLQDLATLMIIVSDNTATNMLIDKVGMDDVNLLMQNLGLMETKLQRKMQDYQAALSGQENISTPFEFMKLMECLFRKKGLDAWVCEQTLSVLKKPKITAISLGVPMELEIANKPGGMIGVSCDAAIIFQPNRPYVIIILTKEISLSDARKILAGKRITEVSSLVYEYFQFESSANVYGMIVPESELA
- a CDS encoding cysteine hydrolase; translation: MSNRRIPFNILLKPVPAFNLSSRNTALLISDMQKLTVDKNGGWSKLMRLKGVSSEFEDYHAHLKRAVKNTRKILTKCRQLGIKIIFTRIVSQTKDGTDIGRQISVWDKDFPYDPDDETLSFTNEKKEIVLDKLCSNPFNCTFLEDLLKEMGIKYLIVCGVRTPGYLNALAFDAADRDFGVIVVSDASAGGVSNGTRRLTGGLIRVRNSQATLELLEDVVEGVLE